CGCCGGCCAGATTAATCACGGCATCAAAGCCGTTAAGGTTTGTCTGACCCTCGAAATCGCGCCACAGGGTGACGCGAGAATCGAGTCGGGATTTGGCCTTTTCCGGGCTGCGTGTTGAAACCGTTACGCTATGCCCAAGCTCCAGCAGCCGGGGTATCAGATGTCGGCCAATCAGACCGGTGCCACCAGTAAGCAGAATCTTCATACAGCCCCCTTATCTGCGTTTACCGCCGCCAGCTCATGGTCATGGATACCGAATCGGCGTAGCGCAGCGCATGCAGTTTATCGATCTCTACTTCAGCATATGTGACCCAGTGATGTTCGCGTGCGATGTCGAGCACATCCTGAGTTAATTTTTCCAGCAGAGAGAAACGGTTATTTTCGATATGGCTAATGATGCGCTTGGTGATAGTGCGGTAGTTCAGCGCATCGTTAATATCTTCACTGTTACGTGATTGATCCGCCGGGTAGTGTATAGCGACGTTAACCACCACATCCTGGCGGTTGGCGATCTCTTCCTCTTTAATACCAATAAAAGTACGCAGGCGCAGGTTCTTAATTCGAATAATGGCGTCTGGTTGAGACATTGCAGGTTTCCTCCGTATAGTAATTTCCGCAATCATACATCAAAGCATCCCGGGCGAGCAGGGGGTTAATTCGCTTGTATTTTTCGTAATGCCTCAACGGTGGCAGGGCGCTGGTGAATACGCTCAAACCAGTTACATACCGCGGGGAAATTGACAAGATCCACGCGCTGACGCTGATGGGCATTAACCCATGGCCAGCAGGCGATGTCGGCGATGCTGTAGTGGTTTCCACCCAGCCAGGGACTCTGCTCAAGACGTCGGTTCAATACACCATACAGACGTTGCGTTTCTACCTGATAGCGCTCAATAGCGTAGGGAACAGCCTGCGGGGCAAAATGGTTAAAATGATGATTTTGCCCGAGCATCGGGCCTAAACCGCCGACCTGCCAGAACAGCCACTGTAGCGTAACGTGGCGTTCGCGCAGTTCCCCACTAAGCAATTTGCCTGTTTTTTCCGCCAGATAAAGCAGGATCTCGCCGGATTCAAACAGGCTCAACGGCGAGCCGCCGTCAACAGGAGCGTGGTCGACGATCGCCGGGATCTTGTTATTCGGGGAGATGGCGAGAAATTGTGGATGAAACTGTTCACCTTTGCCAATATCGACCCGCATCATGCGCCAGGCCAGCCCTGCTTCTTCGAGGAAGATTGTAATTTTGTGGCCATTGGGGGTGGGTGCATAGTAAAGATCGATCATGAAGTCTCCCGCCGTCACAGGTCGCACACTTTTTTCGAGTATAGGTGAACTGACGCGATTCGGTATAAGTATGCAAAATCCTCATGGCGGCGCTCAGTGACATCCCTTGAAAGACAAGATATGTTGGCTTATCGCCCCCATTACATTAGCCATTGAGGATGCCATGAGCCAGCCTGCTATTACCCTGTGGTCCGATTCTGATTTTTTCTCGCCGTATGTGATGTCCGTGTATGTTGCCCTGCAGGAAAAGAGCCTGCCTTTTACCCTTAAAACCGTCAATCTCGACAGCGGCGAGCATCTGCAAAGCAACTGGAAAGGCTATTCTGCTACCCGCCGCGTGCCGCTTCTGGAGGTCGATGATTTCTCCCTGAGCGAATCTTCGGCGATTACCGAATATCTGGACGAACGCTTTGCGCCGCCGGAGTGGGAACGTCTCTATCCCCATGATCTGCAAAAGCGCGCGCGGGCGCGTCAGTTGCAGGCCTGGCTGCGCAGCGATTTGATGCCGATTCGCGAAGAGCGTTCGACGATCGTAGTGTTTGCCGGAGCAAAGAAACCGGCGCTCAGCGAAGCCGGGCAGCAAAGCGCCGCGAAACTGTTTGAAACCGCCGGGGCGCTACTGGCGCAGGGCGGCCAGAATCTGTTTGGCGAGTGGTCCATTGCCGATACCGATCTCGCGTTGATGCTCAATCGACTGGTACTCAATGGCGATGAGGTACCAGTGGCGCTGGTGGAGTACGCCACCTTCCAGTGGCAGCGGGCGTCGGTTCAGCGCTACGTCGCACTGTCGGCTAAACGCGCGGGCTGATAAGCCTCAGCGGTTCCGTTATCATAGGCGCATCGTAATGCGTGGAGATGGAATAGTATGAAGCTGATGTTTGCATCGGATATCCACGGCTCTCTGCCCGCAACTGATCGCGTACTTGAACTGTTCGCGCAAAGTGGGGCACAGTGGCTGGTGATCCTTGGTGATGTGCTCAATCACGGGCCGCGTAACGCGCTACCCGAAGGTTATGCCCCTGCTCAGGTTGCGGATAAGCTGAATAGCGTGGCGGAGCGGGTGATTGCCGTGCGTGGCAATTGCGACAGCGAAGTTGACCAGATGCTGCTTCATTTCCCCATTACCGCTCCCTGGCAGCAGGTTTTAAGCGATCGCTTGCGCCTGTTTCTGACCCACGGACATCTGTATAGCCCCGATAATTTACCTCCGCTCGCCGCTGGCGATGTGCTGGCTTATGGTCATACTCATATTCCGGTTGCTGAGAAACGCGGTGAGATTTTTCTCTTCAACCCCGGCTCGGTCAGCATTCCCAAAGGGGGATTTTCCCCCAGCTACGGCCTTCTGGATGAGGGGCGATTGCAGGTTTTAGCACTCGATGATCATCAGGTTATTGCAGAGGTCGCAATTTACCCGTAATTTACCCCACAACCGTATAGACGCGCCGCGAGAGCGCTTTAAAAAGTAAGGTTTCCTGATGGCGGAACAGAACGATTTGGCAAGCACAGAATGGGTCGATATTGTTAATGAAAACAATGAGGTGATAGCACAATCCAGCCGCGAACAAATGCGTGCGGAGTGTCTGCGTCATCGGGCGACCTACATTGTTGTTCATGATGGGATGGGCAAAATCCTCGTGCAGCGCCGTACCGAAACCAAGGATTTCCATCCGGGAATGCTGGATGCCACCGCTGGTGGCGTGGTGCAGGCGGATGAGCAAATGTTGGAGTCCGCGCGCCGCGAAGCGGAAGAAGAGCTCGGCATCGCCGGTGTCCCCTTTGCCGATCACGGACAGTTCTACTACGAAGATAAACACTGCCGCGTCTGGGGTGGCCTGTTTAGCTGCGTATCGCACGGACCTTTCGCCCTGCAAGAAGAGGAAGTGAGTGAAGTGTGCTGGCTGACGCCAGTGGAGATCACTGCACGCTGCGACGAGTTCACGCCGGATTCATTGAAAGCGCTGGCTCTATGGATGACCCGTAATGCTAATAATGAGTCATCGAAAGCTGAAAAACAGGAAGAGGCGGAGTAGCCGCCTAACAGCTATCCCGCAGGCATAAGCTGGAGGTGATGGGCTTTCTGTCGCTCCAGCTCCCCTCATTCAGGCGCTCCAGCAGCGCACGTCCGGCCTCAATGCCAATCTTGTGGTGCGGCACCGCCATCGTGGTTAACGGCGGTTGGCAAACCCGACTGACATCGCTATCTCCAAAGCCAACGACGGCTAAATCGTCAGGAACTTTAATACGCCGACGCTGGCATTCATACAGTGCGCCGCATGCCAGTTCATCGGAAACGCAAACCAGCGCATCCAGTTCCGGCCAGGCCAGTAAAAACTCAGGCAGTTGTGAAGCGCCGGTGGAAAAATTGGGTGGCAGTGCGGCGTTAATCACCCGATTGGGGGACATATGGTGGCGCAGCATCGCTTTATACCAGCCTTGCAAATGCTGCTGAAAAATCCACTGCTCCTGGTTGGCGCACAGTAGACCAATATTCTGGTAGCCGCGGTGGATGAGCATCTCCGTGAGTTCGAACATCGCTGCGACGTTATCAATACCGATATTCATGTCGAGGGGGTCGGCGCGCATCGCACCCATTTCCATCACCGGAATTGAGGCGTTCTTCAGCCAATGGCGTACAGTATCGCTATGCTCAACGCTAAGCAGGATGGCGGCGGCGATATTGGAAGCCAACAGGGTTTCCAGCAGTTTCTCTTCCTGCTCCAACCGGTGCAGTGACTCCGCCAGCATGATTTGATAGCCCGCAGGCTGTAAGACTTGCTGAAGTCCGGCGAACATTGCTGAACATCCCGACTCAGCAAGATTTGGCACCACCATCGCTATTGTTCTTGAAGAGGCTGAAGCCAGCGCGCTGGCGGCAAGGTTGGGCATATATCCCAGTTCCTGCACTGCCGCTTCAATTTTTTCACGCAGTTTATCGGAAACCTGCTCCGGCGTGCGCAGAGCACGGGAAACGGTCATCGTGCCCACACCAGCAAGCTGAGCAACATCGGCGATCGTCACTTTGCCGGTACTACGCCGTTTTCGGGTTAGAGACATACACATTCCTGTTGAACAGACGCTTTTTATCATCATCCATCACTTCACGTGTTTGGCAGTATACGCCTTAAATGCCTACTTTTTTTGCGTTTTCACATGATGATGATGAATTGATAGCGCTATCACAAATCTGAATGTTATCTGTTGGTAGCGCTATCTTTGTGATCGTTCTCGCAGTTAACTATTGGTAGCTTGAATAAAGTTTGCTCATCTTTTGCTGATAACGAGGGACAAGATGCTTAAAACATGGATCTCTGATGCAACCATTACGCTCCAGCAGGAAGTAGAAACCTGGCCGCAGGCGCTGGATATCTGCGCCAGGCCGTTGCTTGAATTCGGCGTCATCGCGCCTGAGTATGTGATGGAGATCGCTGAGCAACACCATAAACTGGGGCCGTATTATGTGCTGGCTCCGGGGTTGGCAATGCCGCATGCGCGGCCGGAAGATGGGGCGAAGGGCTTAGGTTTATCGCTACTGAAGCTGGAACAGGGCGTGTCATTTGGTTCTGAAGAGTTCGACCCGGTTGATATTATTATTATGCTTGCGGCACCGGATAAGCACAGCCACATCGAAATGATCTCCGCGCTGGCGGAATTATTTTCCAGTGATGAAGATATGGAAAAATTACATCAGGCGAAAACCCTGGAGGAGATAAAAACAATAATTGCACGATTCTGAGTTAATTCGATAATCCGATTTATAACCCATTACGCGCTAGCGTGATGCAGACGAACTCTACCCAAAAAAGGTGATAATAATGAAAATCATGGCAATTTGTGGTTCAGGCCTGGGCAGTAGTTTTATGGTTGAGATGAATATTAAAAAAGTGCTTAAAAAACTTGAAATAGAAGCTGAAGTGGAGCACTCCGATCTCTCATCGGCAACGCCGGGCGCGGCAGATTTATTTGTGATGGCAAAAGATATTGCCGCCAGCGCCAGCGTGCCGGAAAGCCAGCTGGTGGTGATCACCAACATCATCGACATTAATGAACTCGAAGCGCAACTGCGCGCGTGGTTCGCCAAACAATAACTCTTTATAGCGAGGCGGATATGTTTATCCTTGAAACGCTGAATTTTGTTGTTGATATTCTCAAGGTACCCTCAGTTCTGGTCGGGTTAATTGCGCTAATTGGTCTGGTAGCGCAAAAAAAATCTTTTTCCGATGTCGTGAAAGGAACGATAAAAACTATTCTGGGATTTATCGTTCTGGGTGGTGGTGCGACGGTATTAGTTGGCTCGCTTAATCCGCTAGGGGGAATGTTTGAGCATGCCTTTAATATTCAGGGGATTATTCCTAATAACGAGGCGATTGTTTCTATTGCTCTGGAAAAATATGGTGCTTCAACCGCGCTGATTATGGCATTTGGGATGGTGGCAAATATTCTGGTCGCGCGCTTTACGCGTCTGAAATACATCTTCCTGACCGGGCATCACACCTTCTATATGGCCTGTATGATCGGCGTGATCCTCACCGTGGCGGGCTTCGAAGGCGTCGGACTCGTGTTTACCGGCTCGCTGATTCTCGGACTGGTGATGGCGTTCTTCCCGGCGCTGGCGCAGCGCTATATGAAGCGGATTACCGGTACCGATGATATCGCTTTCGGCCACTTCGGCACGCTGGGCTATGTGCTCTCAGGCTGGATTGGCAGCGTCTGCGGCAAAGGCTCTCGCTCGACCGAAGAGATGAATCTGCCGAAGAACCTGAGCTTCCTGCGCGACAGCTCCATCTCCATTTCGCTGACCATGATGATTATCTATTTGATCATGGCGGTGAGTGCGGGGCGTGAGTATGTTGAAAGCACCTACAGCGGCGGCCAGAACTATCTGGTGTACGCCATCATTATGGCGATTACCTTCGCCGCCGGGGTGTTCATCATCCTGCAAGGGGTTCGTCTGATTCTGGCGGAAATTGTACCGGCTTTTACCGGCTTCTCGGAAAAGCTGGTGCCAAATGCGCGCCCTGCGCTGGACTGTCCGGTTGTTTACCCCTACGCGCCCAATGCCGTGCTGATTGGTTTCCTGTTTAGCTTCCTCGGTGGTCTGGTCGGGTTATTCCTCTGCGGGCAGTTTAAGTGGGTACTGATTTTGCCGGGCGTGGTGCCGCACTTCTTTACCGGTGCGACTGCCGGGGTGTTCGGCAATGCTACCGGTGGTCGTCGTGGAGCAATGATCGGTGCTTTTGCCAACGGTCTGCTGATCACCTTCCTGCCAGTGCTGCTGCTTCCGGTGCTGGGGGCGATTGGTTTTGCCAACACGACTTTCTCTGATGCGGACTTTGGCGCGGTAGGGATTGTGCTCGGTAACCTGGCGCGCTACCTGTCACCGATGGCAATTACGGGTCTTGTCGTGGCGTTGTTCGCACTGCTGGTGGCCTACAACATTTTTGCGAAAAAGAAATCTGCGGGCGGTAGCGCGCAGGAGAACAGCGGAGCCAAATCATGAATGTGAAAGAAGTGACCCAACTGGCGCGAGACATTCGCGTCGCCACCTTAAAATCGCTGACGAATCTGGGTTTTGGTCACTATGGCGGCAGTATGTCGGTGGTGGAAACGCTGGCGGTGTTATATGGCGCGGTAATGAAAATCGACCCCGCCGATCCGGACTGGCCGGAGCGCGATTACTTTGTACTGTCGAAAGGTCATGCGGGCCCGGCGTTATACAGCACGTTAGCCATCAAGGGCTATTTCCCATTGGAAGAGCTAAGCACGCTCAACCATAACGGTACGCGACTGCCCAGCCACCCGGACAGGCTGAAAACGCGCGGCGTCGATGCCACGACCGGATCGCTGGGGCAGGGGATTTCTATCGCTGGCGGCATGGCGTTGTCGCATAAGCTGGCGGGGCGCGCGAATCGCGTGTTCTGCATCGTCGGCGACGGCGAGCTGAATGAAGGCCAGTGCTGGGAAGCGTTCCAGTTTATCGCCCACCATCGGCTGAATAATCTGACGGTGTTTGTTGACTGGAACAAGTTACAGCTGGACGGCACGCTGGACGAAATTATCTGCGCTTTCAATCTGGAAGATAAATTCCGCGCCTTTGGTTTTGATGTCGTCACGGTGAAAGGTGATGACATTTCCGGACTGCTGGCGGCGGTTCAGCCGCACCCACCTGCGGATGCACGTCCGCGAGTGGTGATCCTCGACAGCATTAAAGGGCAGGGCGTGCCGTACCTCGAGCAGCTCAGTAATAACCACCACCTGCGTCTGACGGATGAGATGAAAGAGGCGCTGAACGAGACGATTCGCCAACTGGAGGCCGCACATGATTAAGGTTGCACCCGCAGGACAAAAAGATAGTGTGGAGATGCGCAAGGTCTACGCCAGATTCATCACACAAGAGATTGAAGCGGGCAGCCCGATTATTGCCCTGGAAGCTGACTTGATGAGCTCAATGGCGATGGACGGTGTGGCGCGGGAGTATCCGCAGCATGTGATCAACTGCGGCATTATGGAAGCTAACGTGATTGGCACCGCTGCCGGGCTGGCGTTGACCGGACGCAAGCCATTTGTTCATACCTTTACCGCCTTCGCCAGCCGTCGCTGCTTTGACCAACTGTTTATGTCGCTGGATTATCAGCGCAATAACGTCAAAGTGATCGCCTCGGATGCCGGTATTACCGCCTGCCATAATGGCGGAACCCACATGTCGTTTGAGGATATGGGCATTGTGCGTGGCCTGGCGCACTCGGTGGTGCTGGAGGTGACCGATGCAGTAATGTTCGACGATATCCTGCGCCAGCTTATCGATCTCGACGGTTTCTACTGGGTGCGCACGATCCGTAAACAGGCGCCAAGCGTGTATGCGGCGGGCTCAACATTTACCATCGGCAAGGGTAACGTGCTGCGCGAAGGTGAGGATATCACACTGATCGCCAACGGCATTATGGTTGCAGAAGCGCTGGAGGCGGCGCGCCAGCTCGAACAGGAAGGGGTCAGCGCGGCAGTGATTGATATGTTTACCTTGAAGCCTATCGATCGCATGCTGGTGAAAAACTATGCTGAAAAAACTGGGCGTATCGTCACCTGTGAAAACCACAGTATTCATAATGGCCTGGGATCGGCGGTGGCGGAGGTATTGGTGGAAACCTGTCCGGTACCGATGCGTCGCGTGGGAGTGAAAGAACGCTATGGTCAGGTGGGAACGCAGGACTTTTTGCAGAAGGAGTATGGCCTGACGGCGCATGATATTGTCTCGGCGGCGCGAGAGCTGCTGTAAATAAAAAGGCGACCAAACGGTCGCCTTTTTTCATGCCGGTGACAGATTATGCTTGCTGCTGAGACGACTGAATCGCGGTCAGAGCGATGGTGTAGACGATATCGTCTACCAGCGCGCCACGGGACAGGTCGTTCACTGGCTTACGCATACCCTGCAGCATTGGTCCGATGGAGATCAGGTCGGCAGAACGCTGTACGGCTTTATAAGTGGTGTTACCGGTGTTCAGGTCCGGGAAGATGAACACGGTAGCGCGACCGGCAACCGGAGAGTTCGGCGCTTTGGATTTCGCAACGTCAGCCATTACCGCGGCGTCGTACTGCAGCGGGCCGTCGATCATCAGGTCAGGACGTTTTTCCTGCGCCAGACGAGTCGCTTCGCGTACTTTCTCTACATCGCTGCCTGCGCCAGAGGTGCCGGTGGAGTAGGAGAGCATCGCAACGCGCGGTTCGATACCGAAAGCAGTTGCAGAGTCTGCAGACTGAATGGCGATTTCAGCCAACTGTTCAGCCGTCGGATCCGGGTTGATCGCGCAGTCGCCGTAAACGTAAACCTGTTCTGGCAGCAGCATGAAGAACACGGAAGAAACCAGCGAGCTGCCTGGTGCAGTTTTGATCAGCTGCAGCGGCGGACGGATGGTGTTCGCAGTGGTATGAACCGCACCGGAAACCAGACCGTCAACATCGTCTTGTTCCAGCATCAGGGTGCCGAGAACCACGTTGTCTTCCAGCTGTTCGCGGGCGACGGTTTCGGTCATCCCTTTGCTTTTACGCAGTTCGACCAGACGAGCAACGTAGCTTTCGCGAACCACTTCTGGATCAACGATTTCAACACCCGTGCCCAGCTCAACGCCCTGCGATGCCGCAACGCGGATGATCTCATCCGGGTTACCCAGCAGCACGCAGGTGGCGATACCGCGTTCAGCACAGATAGCGGCAGCTTTAACGGTACGCGGTTCGTCACCTTCCGGCAGAACAACGCGTTTGCCGGCTTTACGCGCCAGCTCGGTGAGCTGATAGCGGAAGGCAGGCGGAGAGAGGCGACGGCTGCGCTCGGAAGTGGCGGTCAGGGATTCAATCCAGTCAGCGTTGATGTAGTTAGCAACGTATTCCTGAACTTTCTCGATGCGCGCGTGATCGTCAGCCGGGACTTCGAGGTTAAAGCTCTGCAGGCTGAGAGAGGTCTGCCAGGTGTTGGTGTTAACCATGAATACCGGCAGGCCGGTCGCAAATGCACGTTCGCACAGCTTGCTTACACGAGGGTCCATTTCATAGGCCCCGGTCAGCAGGATAGCGCCGATTTCTACGCCGTTCATCGCTGCCAGACAGGCTGCAACCAGCACGTCAGGGCGGTCTGCGGAGGTGACCAGCAGAGAACCGGCACGGAAGTGTTCCAGCATATGCGGGATGCTACGTGCGCAGAAGGTCACAGACTTCACGCGGCGAGTATTGATGTCGCCTTCGTTGATGATGGTGGCGTTCAGGTGATGCGCCATATCAATCGCACGAGTGGCAATCAGATCGAAGCTCCACGGCACTGCGCCAAGAACCGGTAGCGGGCTACCGTTTTGCAGCAGAACCGGGTCAATTTTCACGACTTTCGCTTTGGAAGAGTCATCGAAAATTTCGGACAGGTCCGGGCGGGTGCGACCCTGCTCATCAACCGGAGCGTTCAGCTTGTTGACGATAACGCCGGTAATGCTGGTGTTTTTCGCGCCGCCGAAGCTGCTGCGAGTCAGTTCCATGCGTTCTTTCAGCTGTTCCGGAGTATCGGTGCCCTGAGACATCACGAAGACGATTTCCGCGTTCAGCGTTTTAGCAATTTCGTAGTTCAGCGACTGGGCAAACTGATGTTTGCGGGTCGGCACCAGGCCTTCAACCAGCACGACTTCAGCATCCTGAGCATTAGCATGGTAGTTGGCGATGATCTCTTCCATCAGCACGTCTTTCTGGTTGCTGGAAAGCAGCGACTCAACGTGGCTCATTTTTAACGGTTCTGCGGCCGGAAGGTCGGAGTTCGCGCGAATGATGGTAGTGGTCTGGTCTGGTGCATCGCCACCAGCACGCGGCTGGGCGATAGGTTTAAAGACGCTCAGACGAACGCCTTTACGTTCCATAGCACGGATAACGCCGAGGCTGACGCTGGTCAGGCCTACGCTGGTTCCGGTAGGGATCAACATGATTGTACGGGACACGATATATCCTCTTTCGTTACCGCCAGTATCGGGCGGGATACAAAACAGCACCGCCAGCTAGGCTGGCGGTGTGGAATCAAGCGGTCAGACGGTTGGCGTCTTGCGCGATGACCAGCTCTTCGTTGGTCGGAATGACGACAGCCGGGCGGGTGCCTTCTTTGTTGATGAAGCCAGACTTGCCGAAACGGGCAGCCAGGTTGCGTTCGTGATCAACTTCGAAGCCCAGAACGCCCAGTTTGCCCAGGGATAGCTCGCGAACCATAGCCGCGTTCTCACCGATACCACCGGTGAACACAACTGCGTCCAGACGACCGTCCATCAGCGCGGTATAGGAACCGATGTATTTTGCCAGGCGATGGCAGTAAACGTCCATTGCACGTTTAGCATCTGCTTTTTCTTTGTAGTTGTCTTCAACATAGCGGCAGTCGCTGGTCACTTCGGTCAGACCGAGCAGACCGGACTCTTTGGTCAGCATTTTGTTGATAGCGTCTACGCTCATGCCAAGGGCATCGTGCAGATGGAAAATGATTGCTGGATCGATGTCACCAGAACGGGTGCCCATGACCAGACCTTCCAGCGGGGTCAGCCCCATAGAAGTATCAACGCATTTACCGTTGCGGATAGCAGAAACGGAACCACCATTGCCCAGGTGGCAGGTGATGATGTTCAGTTCTTCAACCGGTTTGTTCAGAACCTTAGCGGCTTCCTGAGTCACATAGAAGTGGCTGGTGCCGTGCGCGCCGTAGCGACGTACGCCGTGCTCTTTGTACAGGCTGTACGGCAGGGCATAAAGGTAAGATTCTTCCGGCATGGTCTGATGGAACGCGGTGTCAAACACGGCAACGTTCTTGTCTTTCAGATGCGGGAAGGATTTCAGTGCTTCTGCGATACCGATCAGGTGCGCCGGGTTGTGCAGCGGAGCGAAAGATGCGGAATCTTTGATACCCTGGATGACGGAGTCATCAATCACTACGGAGCTGGTGTATTTCTCGCCGCCGTGAACGATACGATGGCCAATAGAGGTTATCTGAGCGGACAGTTCTGGTTTTTGTGCCAGAATAGTGTTAACGATAAAGTTAAGTGCTTCACTGTGAGCAGCGCCCGCGCCTAATTCGGCTTCTTGCTTGCTGCCGTCCATTTTCCATTTGATACGGGCTTCCGGAAGATGGAAACATTCAGCTAAACCGGACAGGTATTCGTCACCGTTTAGGGCATCAAGGATAGCGAATTTCAGAGAGGAGCTACCGCAGTTCAGAACCAGTACTAACTTACTCGACATGGAAGTACCTTTTATGATACGTGGCTAAAAAAACGTCAGTGTGTCACAAAGCGTAGCGCAGGATGACATCGACATTTATGATTAACATCATGCCTTGAACGTTTTTGGGCATGATGGGAGAAGTACATTTGATTTTATGCCATTTTGCCTAATTTTCAGCTAATGGCAGAATATGCGATAATTTGACTAATCTGGTAAAAGGGTCTAACTGCCCTTCAGGTCGGCACAGAATACCTGATTGCGTAACCATTGCCAAAATCTTTTGAACGTTGTCATGCACAGTTGGTGTTTTGCACGAATTTTTTAAGTTTTATATGTAAAGTTGAGGTAAAGCCATGTCCAGTCCCGAGAATCGCCCCGTTAGCTTTTTTGGCTTGTTTCGCCATGGGCAGCACTACGCAAAGACCTGGCCTCTGGATAAACGTCTCGCTCCGGTATTTATCGAAAACCGCATTATTCGCGCCACCCACTATGCGATTCGCATTATGCCGCCAGTCGCTATCTTCACACTGTGCTGGCAAATCGCCCTTGGCGGGCAATTAGGTCCAGCTGTCGCCACGGCGCTGTTTGCGCTGAGCCTGCCGATGCAAGGTTTATGGTGGCTGGGGAAACGTTCAGTTACGCCGCTGCCGCCATCGGTGCTGAATTGGTTTTATGAAGTTCGCGGTAAACTGCAGGAGGCGGGGCAGGCGCTGGCACCGGTTGACGGCAAGCCCGATTACCAGGCTTTAGCTGACACGCTTAAGCGCGCCTTCAAACAACTGGATAAAACTTTCCTGGATGATTTGTAATTGCATCAGGAAAACGCATATAAAAGAAGGCGCATGATTCATGCGCCTTCTTTTTTCACGCCAAAAAGTGCTACAGGAGTCAAAAAATGGAAATGACCAATGCGCAGCGTCTGATTTTATCTAATCAGTACAAGATGATGACGATGCTCGACCCGGACAACGCTGAACGTTACCGTCGTCTACAGACCATCATTGAGCGTGGATATGGGTTGCAGATGCGCGAGCTGGACCGCGAATTTGGCCAGCTGACAGAGGAAACCTGCCGTACCGTCATTGATATCATGGAGATGTATCACGCATTGCATGTCTCCTGGACTAACCTCAAGGATTCCAGCGAAATCGACGAGCGTCGGGTGACTTTCCTTGGTTTTGACGTGGCGACCGAAGCCCGTTACCTCGGATATGTTCGCTTTATCGTTAACATTGAAGGGCGTTACAGCCATTTTGACGCCGGGACTCACGGCTTCAATTCGCAAACCCCAATGTGGGAAAAATACCAGCGTATGCTTAACGCCTGGCACTCTTGCCCGCGTCAGTATCATTTAAGCAGCAACGAA
This Klebsiella sp. RHBSTW-00484 DNA region includes the following protein-coding sequences:
- a CDS encoding PTS sugar transporter subunit IIB translates to MKIMAICGSGLGSSFMVEMNIKKVLKKLEIEAEVEHSDLSSATPGAADLFVMAKDIAASASVPESQLVVITNIIDINELEAQLRAWFAKQ
- the folX gene encoding dihydroneopterin triphosphate 2'-epimerase — its product is MSQPDAIIRIKNLRLRTFIGIKEEEIANRQDVVVNVAIHYPADQSRNSEDINDALNYRTITKRIISHIENNRFSLLEKLTQDVLDIAREHHWVTYAEVEIDKLHALRYADSVSMTMSWRR
- the yfcG gene encoding GSH-dependent disulfide bond oxidoreductase; its protein translation is MIDLYYAPTPNGHKITIFLEEAGLAWRMMRVDIGKGEQFHPQFLAISPNNKIPAIVDHAPVDGGSPLSLFESGEILLYLAEKTGKLLSGELRERHVTLQWLFWQVGGLGPMLGQNHHFNHFAPQAVPYAIERYQVETQRLYGVLNRRLEQSPWLGGNHYSIADIACWPWVNAHQRQRVDLVNFPAVCNWFERIHQRPATVEALRKIQAN
- the yfcD gene encoding NUDIX hydrolase YfcD encodes the protein MAEQNDLASTEWVDIVNENNEVIAQSSREQMRAECLRHRATYIVVHDGMGKILVQRRTETKDFHPGMLDATAGGVVQADEQMLESARREAEEELGIAGVPFADHGQFYYEDKHCRVWGGLFSCVSHGPFALQEEEVSEVCWLTPVEITARCDEFTPDSLKALALWMTRNANNESSKAEKQEEAE
- a CDS encoding LacI family DNA-binding transcriptional regulator; translation: MSLTRKRRSTGKVTIADVAQLAGVGTMTVSRALRTPEQVSDKLREKIEAAVQELGYMPNLAASALASASSRTIAMVVPNLAESGCSAMFAGLQQVLQPAGYQIMLAESLHRLEQEEKLLETLLASNIAAAILLSVEHSDTVRHWLKNASIPVMEMGAMRADPLDMNIGIDNVAAMFELTEMLIHRGYQNIGLLCANQEQWIFQQHLQGWYKAMLRHHMSPNRVINAALPPNFSTGASQLPEFLLAWPELDALVCVSDELACGALYECQRRRIKVPDDLAVVGFGDSDVSRVCQPPLTTMAVPHHKIGIEAGRALLERLNEGSWSDRKPITSSLCLRDSC
- the yfcE gene encoding phosphodiesterase, coding for MKLMFASDIHGSLPATDRVLELFAQSGAQWLVILGDVLNHGPRNALPEGYAPAQVADKLNSVAERVIAVRGNCDSEVDQMLLHFPITAPWQQVLSDRLRLFLTHGHLYSPDNLPPLAAGDVLAYGHTHIPVAEKRGEIFLFNPGSVSIPKGGFSPSYGLLDEGRLQVLALDDHQVIAEVAIYP
- a CDS encoding PTS sugar transporter subunit IIA — protein: MLKTWISDATITLQQEVETWPQALDICARPLLEFGVIAPEYVMEIAEQHHKLGPYYVLAPGLAMPHARPEDGAKGLGLSLLKLEQGVSFGSEEFDPVDIIIMLAAPDKHSHIEMISALAELFSSDEDMEKLHQAKTLEEIKTIIARF
- the yfcF gene encoding glutathione transferase; this translates as MSQPAITLWSDSDFFSPYVMSVYVALQEKSLPFTLKTVNLDSGEHLQSNWKGYSATRRVPLLEVDDFSLSESSAITEYLDERFAPPEWERLYPHDLQKRARARQLQAWLRSDLMPIREERSTIVVFAGAKKPALSEAGQQSAAKLFETAGALLAQGGQNLFGEWSIADTDLALMLNRLVLNGDEVPVALVEYATFQWQRASVQRYVALSAKRAG
- a CDS encoding PTS ascorbate transporter subunit IIC, encoding MFILETLNFVVDILKVPSVLVGLIALIGLVAQKKSFSDVVKGTIKTILGFIVLGGGATVLVGSLNPLGGMFEHAFNIQGIIPNNEAIVSIALEKYGASTALIMAFGMVANILVARFTRLKYIFLTGHHTFYMACMIGVILTVAGFEGVGLVFTGSLILGLVMAFFPALAQRYMKRITGTDDIAFGHFGTLGYVLSGWIGSVCGKGSRSTEEMNLPKNLSFLRDSSISISLTMMIIYLIMAVSAGREYVESTYSGGQNYLVYAIIMAITFAAGVFIILQGVRLILAEIVPAFTGFSEKLVPNARPALDCPVVYPYAPNAVLIGFLFSFLGGLVGLFLCGQFKWVLILPGVVPHFFTGATAGVFGNATGGRRGAMIGAFANGLLITFLPVLLLPVLGAIGFANTTFSDADFGAVGIVLGNLARYLSPMAITGLVVALFALLVAYNIFAKKKSAGGSAQENSGAKS